The genomic interval TAAATGTATACCTGATTTTGATATACCTAAGCAGTAtgattggaaaaaaagaaagcaattGTACGATTACTGCGTCAATTATGAATCacttaaaaaacaaagtgaattttataaaaacaactGCAgacatatttattcatatgtTAAAAGCAGTGCTCcattatataaacattttaagaCAAGTTGCGTTTctaatgatgaaaataaatgcccaaaattttacaataaatgTAAAGAATATGATCCAGATATTGTTCTTCCTACGCTTTCTTGTTATAATGACCTGCATAAAGAAGAGCCTACTGCTACAGAAAAGGTTTCATCTGTAGGACCACATCCAGAGTTGAGAGCAGATGGCACATATTCTGCTGATGGTTCACAGTTACAGGGTGATAATACTCCTCCTTTAACCAAAGCTGGTGATGTACTTCTGGGAGTAGTTGCGACTACTATGACTTCTGGTgctttatataaagtaagaacaaatttgttcattacatataaattgtaTAAACTTGTTAATAAGTTACATATTACATGCCTATAGACagttaataaatatgttacatatattattcttttatgtATAAGTTTACACCCATAGGAAGAATGTTACGCAATGGATTTGGATGGAACAATAATATGAGAAATTTAAATGGAGCAGACAATAGATTATTTGATTATGCATCAGAATCATTTAATCCATATTCAGGTGGTGCGGAAGAACATTATATAGGATATCATCCAGCGTGATTTTTcaattcaaaatatataaaaatattaattaatataaatgaatataatgCAGTACTAAATTTTTGGATATAAAAGCAATTACTTCGATGcctaaaaaataattacataaaatatatatggaaTAATtctacaaataaataattacatcattaataaattaataataaatataacatatgtattttcaatatttatataagatTTACGCGTTTATGTTTTATCCTATTAAATTTcctataatatacatatttataaatatcattactaataataatttaacacTATATTGTCTAAAAcattatcataatataaatttacgGATTATACGGTTTctcttatatattttttactcttcATTTCAAACTTTTAACTTCATGAAACTGAAAggtacacatacatatagaGAGAAaacgtaaatatatttttctacttattattcatttctatatattacaaaaaataacttcAAAATTGATGTTGCTAcatatataatcatttataCGCTATAATAATACCCTTAAATTGTGAACCTTATAACTTAACCTGGTTCCCATCATTgcttatattaaaaatatagacacatgttaaaaattattcaattttaaatttatattattgctATTAA from Plasmodium vivax scf_6589 genomic scaffold, whole genome shotgun sequence carries:
- a CDS encoding variable surface protein Vir32, putative (encoded by transcript PVX_061190A), with translation MGGSILWEGLDRYLKILSIGLPSEYFYNTLIHNTVGLEKYEIECNSICKGNKFFNNRLCKILLRYLENATKRSQIDYSAYDDCILFNYWIYGELETKYRYNYNNKLIPALGELHRAWNDLLEDISKKSYHDKCIPDFDIPKQYDWKKRKQLYDYCVNYESLKKQSEFYKNNCRHIYSYVKSSAPLYKHFKTSCVSNDENKCPKFYNKCKEYDPDIVLPTLSCYNDLHKEEPTATEKVSSVGPHPELRADGTYSADGSQLQGDNTPPLTKAGDVLLGVVATTMTSGALYKFTPIGRMLRNGFGWNNNMRNLNGADNRLFDYASESFNPYSGGAEEHYIGYHPA